TGTTTGGAGATTTTGCTCTAATAGCCTCCCGACAAAAGAAAACCGTTTTAGAAGGAAGATGGTGGAGGATTCCTTGTGTCCAATATGTAAGGTAGCGAAGGAGGACATTGGCATGTGCTTTGGAGCTGCACTGCTTCGGTGGCAGTTTGGCAGGAAGGCTCAAGACAGGTTCAAAAGCTTGCCCTTGAGGAGAGTGATGGGTTGGGCCTGTTCCAACAGTGGCGGGAAAGACTTGAAGATGATGAACTCCTGGTCGTTTTAACAGCAGCTAGGCTTCTCTGGTTGCGTCGAAACTTTATGGTATTTGACAGGGGGTTTACTCCTCCGGCTATTTTAATGCGACAAGCTCAGGAGGCCATGGTTGGGTATGCAGAGACCTTGGCTCCTGCCTGTCAAAACAATCAGGGAGAGCAACAGGTTATATGGAAACCACCACGTGGGGGATTCTTAAAACTTAACTTGGATGCTGCCCTCTCTGTGTCTACGAAGACTATGGGGGCATGGACTATTAGAAGGGATGAGACCACCATTGTCCAAACTGGTGCATCATGTAGACGATCCTTTAGCAGCCGAGGCAGTGGCTCTGTGGAGAGCTATTGTTTTCTGCAGGGAGGTGGGGGCTTCTCAAGTGGAGTTTGAAGGAGACTTTTTAGGGGTGGTTCAAGCAGTGAATAATGGGAATGCCGGATGGATTTCCTACGAGCATCTAATGGATGATATCCGAACTACACTTGTGGAGTTTCCCAATTCAATTGTCCGGCATGTGAAAAGATCGGCCAACCGGGCTGCCCATGGCCTAGCTCAATTGGTCGTGTACCGGTTAGAAGATTGTGTGTAGAATAGATTTTGCCCTAATTCTATAAGAGATATTGTACTTGCTGAGCAAGGTTTTTCGGCATGAATTTATAGAAATTGGAaagttctcaaaaaaaaaagaaaaaaaaaagatgtgtaTCTAACATGTAAATTTAAAACGTGTAATTATTTTAAGAGAAGTGTTActgttgtcttcttttttttttcaaaagttaatttttaaataatgtgttaaTTATGGATGAGATATATTCTTTTAGAAAATGTATTCCACATCATTTGAGAACTActttggagaattttttttggaaaatattgcatttttattattttaattaaaattagagATAAATGACGAAAACAAtgtttaaattcatattttttactttgataaaaaaaaaataataataataataataatcatttaattaaaagctTAAGTAAAAAATCTGGTAATTCTGGTATTTCTCCGGCTCTTGTGAAAACGTTGAACCAGAAGTCGATGCTATCATGCCTATATTTGAACCGTAGCCACGGACTGCAGGCTCCATAGCCATTAGTGGAGAAAATGGAACTTGAAGTTGTGGATGATCACTGCCACCAACTGCTGAAAAGTCGTCACTGATCACCACACCTGAACTTCCCGTCGACAACACTTCTGACCAAAAATCCTCATCCACTTCcggaaaattttaaagtttgtCCATTTCGGTAaagtaaaacaaatatatatatatatatatatatatatatatatacatgtgtgtgtgaaatCTAATATATACCATGAAATGGAAataattatatttcacaattcTCCACATCAGTCATCACTAAGCAcagtgttttaaaaatattaatatctttttaatataaaatagagTAATTCTAATAGTACATTAAGCATCCATcaaaaaataaggtggcttttaaaattactatttcatcaaaacatcatttgttCAATTACTTgcctaatgatgattttaaaagccacattatttttttatggtcacttaatgtacatgtataATTACTCTATAAAATATTCACGTACAATCACAatcaaagtaaataaaaagaaaaattataccATTGATCCATGTGGcaggcctaaattacaaattgcccTCTGGACtctgatatcaaaattaattcaaaaatctCAGTgattgacttaatttacaaatcgctcattgGAGTTAAATTCAGCTAAAAAGTTTAACAAACTCTGTTAGATGTCATGTCAGAGCCAATAAGATAACGACAGGGGTtgatcatcataaaaaaatataaatatattaaaaatataaataaacaaaacttaaaaaattatttttttttttgaaaaaaaaaatagaaaagagatgGATGCCGGTTGCTAATGGGGTGGCGCACGACCACCACCATTGATGGGGCTAGGCGGCCACCCCTTTTTGTCATTTCatttagaatataatttttgaagttttatttatttatatttttaatagatttatattttttttattaagattaacACGTCGCCATCTCATTGGAATTGACATAGCGCCTAAcgaaatctgtcaaaatttttaacaaaatttgattcaaaagagcgatttgtaaattaagccaatcaCAGAgatctctaaattaattttgataccaaatagtgtaatttataattttggCTAAACAAACTTATCGACATCATCTCATTACGTGTCAAAGAGTAATGATATTCTTCATATTAGATTTTCACACTGGTTGATATGATGTATTTTAAGTGTAAgtcacttaaaaaattaaaagtgttAGCCACTTAAACACGTTACATCGGTCGAAGTAAAACTAGTATAAAAATCTAGTGCGAAGAATAGCATTACTCtgcgtcaattttttttttaaagcattttaGGGTCGGTCCAACGAGAATGTAGTAGCTTAGAATCTAATCATGGTTTTAAGTGTTGGCATTTATCAACATAGACTAAAAGTAAAAATCTAACACAAGGTATCTAGCACACATTATCTAGTCTTTCTTATACCAAGGCTAACAGAGGCTCTAGTAGGAAGTGAAATGGCTCTGGGTCGAAAGATATCAGTAAGCCAACTCCCACATTTTTCCCATGCAGTCCCATGCGTTCTCTAAGAGTATCCTGATACAAGTTTGAATCATAAGGTTATCATAAATCTGGAGAAGCCTTTTCTTGTGAAGCTATAATCTGGGCATCAATTCTGCGATACCTCATGCAATGAAGAGAACAGGAAAGCATATAACAAGATGAGGATTTTAGAACATCACTCTTACTTTCCACTATTTGCATTTTCCATTcaatctgagagagagagagagagagagagagagagagagagagagagagagagagagagagagagagagagataaggaTTTTAGAACATCACTCTTACTTTCCACTATTTGCATTTTCCATTCAATCTGAGGGAGGGAGGGTAACAAAGCAGAAAGATATTACAACAGACATTATTTCCAACTGTTGTTTCATTTAAATCTGCAAAAAGTCTCACCAGTGCTATTGCTTAATGATTCAGAGGATGGGTTGAAATTCTATCAACTCAATATTTCTTCAGAAAGTACATTCCATCTCTTAGTTCCAACTTATCTTCAGAAACTAGAACAGATAAGAAGCTCTAATTGGAGTGATTTATCATAAGAGGGATCAGCTACACAAAACATCTGCAGCAACGTGTTTAAAGTATTCTACTTGGCAATCATGCTATCTGTACCTAAATCAAATTATGGGGCAAGTTAAAACAATTCTTACCTTGAGAGTATTATATATGCATTCGATCTAATGCCATGCTTGAAAAATTTGTGAGCATCCTCATGATAAATTTCTACAAGAAAATGCCACTTAGAGTTATACATGGAACAATATGAGACTTGATAAAATTCATCAAGATGCATAAGTACATTTACATCTTCGGTTTAATCCAGATACTTGACCAAATGATTGTCCAAGGCTTGCCAAAACTGAGATGCTGACTAAATTTTCCCAAAAGCAACAAATCTAAAATCTTTTATCTCCAAGCATTCACATTTTTAGTGCTTTCTCTCCCCTTCTTGGGAGGTCTATTTCAAAAACTACTATTTGACAAAGTTATGATCAGCCGCAGCAAAAAATGTGTCGGCAAAATCTGGAAGGTTACATAACAAGAAGTCAATGCTAGAGGTTAAGGCCAGCCATTTGCTGAGTGAAGAGAGAAAGTCCtactcattctttttctttttctttttttgggcacAAATAATTCTGCTTGACCTTCTTGAGTTAGAGTAGCTTTTGATTATAGTCCTTAGTCCAAAAATGAAACGCCAGACCAATACTACCCTATACATGAAAGTAAATATCCTTCAAAACTGGGCCTAATGTCTGAGTACTTCCAAATTTCTATGAGAGAGTTAGGATCTGAAACACAATAGACCAGTTTTTTAAATAACCCAACAACCCATTAGTGTGAATATTTAGATTTCATCAAGAATGCTCTAATTTGCAACACTAACCTCATAGACAGTCATTTCCTTCCGTAGTTGATCCTCGGCAGAGATGACAGACCTCTCTCCATCCTCATCACCTGCTACAAGGTCCTCAGAACTCCCACTATTTCCACTATTCTTACTAGTTTCAATCATGCCTTCCATCAGGGTAAACACATGGTCACTAGAGACTGCTCCAAGTGATTCTTCAAGGATTCCCTGATTACAAAAAAGAAGGTGAATGCAATTAGTATCCTCTTGACTCCAGTCCTTGAAGATTGTGATATTACAAAACTTTAATGAATACCAACTCTCTACCTGATTGAATTTTAGCCAGCGCtaacaaagaaaagacaaaaggttGACTTCCCAATCATACAATTCAAAATGACCACAAAGTCAATAAAGAAGATTGGAGCAATCGTAAGTATAATGAGGAAAGTTGTAAGCCAAAAAGGAAATTTTCCCGAGCCAGTAAATCTGACAGTGTTTTGGCTACTTAAATCTATCAAGTGTCCAACACAAATTGGCCATTCACTAATATGAGTCATTGAAATTGACAAACCctacttgataaaaaaaaactttatcagATACCTTGCTTATCCAAAAATTTATCCGCCGATTGAGTACGTCTACAGGTATCCCAATAGCAGCTGCAAGAGTTTTAGAGGTCCAACTGAAAGTGGAAAACATCAATGCAGTTACGCTATTGATGATTAGCATAAAATGCATTCATATAATTCGCATGCTTACCTTGTTTCCTCTTGAAATTTCATAATAATTGCTGCATGTACAGGGGCCACTGTGAACTGCACTGCCCTATCTTCAAATTGCAACTCCAACTGCACATCCACGATAAAAATATGTAATGTTATCTGAGTGATTCAGGACAGGTGAGAGAAGGAAACCTACTTAGAGAGATATCTTAATATTGGGCATCAAATtgcattttataaatttcaaaGCACCTAACCTTTACTGTGCCAAGATTTTTCTTCCACAGAAGCTTACGAggggttttgatttcattaaagCTCTTTGCATAATCAGAGAGCAGCTTCTCAACAGGATCGGGTACATTAAGAGCCTCATCCTAAAATTTTTCTTCACGTTTAGTAGAGCAACAAGAATTTGTTACAAAGAAACACTTAATTATTATGAGAACAGAAGAAATTTTGATCTAAGTATGCATAGTGTTAGCAAGGGCCACAGATATAGGTATACATTACATGGTGCTTGCGTTTCTCTTTTTTCATGAGAATGTAGTAAACAGACACTTCATGCAGAGACGGTATAGAAAATATGTGTAATTGCAGAGAGAATGTAAATATGCCCTCTCGTCTTAGATATCCCGCCAAGTGATGTCAACACAGAACCAAGTACGCCATCATCTCTTTTCCCATTATCAATACCAATAGCAATGTTGTCCAACCTACCTGGATTGTAGGCCAGAAATTTGAAGATATTATTGTAGCATCAAGAATATCCATGGACACTGCATTTTCCCTCAGCTCAGCCCCTAAGAATCAATTCACCCAAGgttacttgatttttttttttttttttgaataaacagATTATAAGATACTAAGACAACATTTTGGCACCTAATGCAAGTAGCCTATAAACTgtgatagggtggtgtggatCAAGTTTGATGGGGCGTCACCCCTTTTAATACATGTTTGTCGAGTTTTGCAACAATTTAAACAATTCAATAGATTAAGGATATCTTATGTaggagataaaaaataaaaaatattaattaaatgcttCTTTCTGTCCAAAAGATGAACCTTATTTTTGGGCTCATACATGCAATATTAATCGCCATTTAGATTTAAGTAACCATATAGATCATATTAATACACCAATTTAAGCAAAGTTTAAAGGTCATCCCTCCCCATGGTATGTAGACAATGTGGAGGTGAACAAAAATAAGCTGGACATGTATGACCAAAATGGAAGACATACTCACCTTTAGAAGCAGAAAGATAACAGAAGCATAGGCATCTTCAGTCATAGACGTAAATCCAAGATTTCTGAGATCACGGCCAACCTTCCCAATGTTCTTCACCAATTTATTGTTCTCCAAGAACCTGACTTGGTGATAGCATTCATCAATATCCATTTCACTAGTTCGGTAGGCAAGTTTGCTTTTTTCATCTAAATCCTTGTCATCTTTTTCTTGAGATTCACTGTCACCATTAAGCTCTCCAGCCATAATTGTACTTAACTCCTCCAACCTACCCTTAAAATAACAGTGGAGTATCTATAAGAACATTTGCAGAGTTTAAAAGAAATGGAGGTTACTGCCAGGGCATTGTTAGACGAAAAGAGGGGCAAAATAAAAGCAGATATGCATGGAGTGGTAAAACTGATACACAACATAAAGCTTCTAAGAAAGACTTCCAGCCTAGataatcaattatttttttgataaggaaTTCATTTCATAAAAAAGTGCAGagggcgcaacccaagtacacggaaagtatacaagagaaaaaccaataagtagaagaaaaacacaaatcaagaaacaagaaattagaaaaacaagAACAGTTGTAAGCATCCATCCAAATAAAAAGAGTTTTGAACACAatggtttttaactttgttaCAGTGCTCTTACAATCTTCGAAGTTTCAAGCATTGcattctctccaaatacaccaaattAAGCACTGAGTAATCAACTTCCACACTTCTATaatgaagtggcttttaaatTGACCTCTTCAACAAGCAAACAACTCTACCACTCGCCAACCATAACCCACTCAATCCCAGGAAGGCAGAAAACCGATACAGAGCATTGTTTTACTCTTACATCACCCCTAGTCTCGTGTGACCTGTACTGAATGGTGGAGAACTGAGCGGTggcaaatatataaaaaatacaccTGGAAGAACAATCCAAGACATAGTGAATCCAGACAACAACAAAGGCTCCCCAATCTGCATCTAGTTTCTTGATGAGTTCAGCTACTCTGGTATTTCCAGAAAGTACCAGTGCCGTTCTGATTTTGGTACACAAATGAACAAGGGAGGGTGGAACAAAAAGAACTTAGAATGAAAAATCTGATGGGCTTCATCTAGTAATGCGGATCCCCAAAAAACATAGATATTAGATGCTTCTTAAAGCCTCTCCATTTCAATCATATTGTTCATGGGTACACAACGCTTTGGAAAGGAAAAGGTGATgcagattttctttctttcttgtgtttcttacttattttttttgtagggcAGCGGGGGAGCTGTGGTTGTGAGGGAACACAGTACACAAAAAACATTcaataaatcaaaacaaatatattaagCAGAACCAAACAGATCATATGCAACTACAAAgtacacaaaaaaatattattaataataataattttttaccacaaaaaaataaaataaaaattttgatttcttaagCGACCAGATAACGTCAatctccaaaagaaaaaaagaaaaaaagaaaatcttaaaattgtttaaaaaaagaaaaaagaaaaaagaaaaaaaaaggcaaatgcCAAACAGAAAGAAAACACTCTCCCACATGGACCCATGGTGTAAGGGTTACACCaagtaatatttttaattttttatgtgaGTTTGTCGGGTTGTCCTCTCTTTTTAGTTTGGacgtagattttttatttttaattattattattcaaatgaGAGATGGATTATAAGggaggattttttattttttttattttttttcattcttgatTGGAATGACAGGGAGAATGGGAGACCATGTTTGAAtgtagatttgatttttttataaatttgtttgaataattaGAAGGTGTGAATAGAGGAATAAGtctaaattaaggaaaaaatagaaaaaagaaacacatcaaaaaagagagaaaaaaaaaaaaaaaaaaagaataggcaaagaaaaaaagaacagattCGTTAAGCAAAATTGGACTGTGAACAAAGCCAAtaaataatagatttttttttctttttaatttagaattaaatgtggcaattaaaaaacattaattcactctcattcatttttattttttatttttttgcataataataattttttttttatttttttgacatggcACAATAATGACATTGTGAACAAAGGGGACAAAGCTAGAGAATTAGCCGAGAGAACAGCCTCACCCTTTGccatattttatcatttaattatatgggagtatttcttttatattaaaaataaaggtCCCAACATTATATAGCATACATAAAGTCATAAttgctcaaaatattttttttactgaGTGGGGTGAGTGACATGGGCTAGTTTTGGGCCTGAAAGTAGGGTTTGGACTGTTGGAACCAGCCCAATGATGCTTTGGAGAATGGCTGGACGGttataggttttatttttgattttttaggtaattataaaataatccATTATCCCTAGAAATGAGTAGCATATCCCAATTtgcttagaaaataaaataaaataaaaaatcctagcCCCATTTCACTGTAACGACGTGACAGTGCTGATCAGCTCTTAGATTAGCccttaataagtttttttttttttaaaatctagaGTTGATGGGAACTACGACATCCAGCCCGCTAGGATAAGGGAGTAGTATGTGTGAAATATTGATTATTGAACGAAGAATTGAGTGCGAAAGAAACTAAGGAATAATTCTCATTGGTATTTTATCGAGCAGGTtacaaacatatataaaaaagaatgcTATACAAGGAAATGGAAAGAATATAGTCTCAGAGAATAGAAATGGCAAATAACTAAAAAGAATCTATATAGCTTGTTctaacaaactaacaaaaaaaaaaaaagaagcttctaCAATCTTCTAGCAAGAGCATCTTATGGACGCATGTATATCCATGTAAGCAGCCAAGATTGATGACAGTTGTACAAAAAAATCCATCTGATGTGTATTCGCATTAGTATGCAACATTAcaaagtaatgttatataccacactAATATCTCACTGCTATTTTACTATGCTGATATGACATTATTAATCcaccattaattatttttttcccttttaacaATGACGATTTAAAGGTGGATTGACAATGTCATAATTATagtgaaataataaaaaaaaaattaatatagtatataacattactctatgtTTTAAGGTTGTTTGCAAATACGTTATACAATGGATAAGCTAGAattcaccttttttttaaaaaaagaaaaaaaaaatttattttatgaaaaccTACCAAAAACCAAATGCCCCTAGAAGTAGAGCCActtaattcaaataataaagTCAAAACTTACAGCGGCCGGTCCAACCCCATCCTATTGTAGTTGTGATtatgcaatttttcttttttccttaaaatcgCTTATAACTCTCAATCTCACTTAATAAGAaatcaatgtgagacttagtatCCATGAAGTCTTTTATAATCTATCAACTTTATGAAGGTTAGTTATCTTCGCaatcatcttctcaatatgggactaAAGTGTTACAATTTCTCCTTAAATTTTCGACGTTCTTGTTAGGGTCACGTTATGCAGTACTCCAATACCACATTACATTATTATGTTGttttgatactatttgtaacgacctaggaAAAGTCCTAACTACATATGCgatattactccaaaatgactagttatGTTACAATTTGAACtccttagaatcacttataaaattaaGTGTCACCTTGTAAAAAGTTAATGTGGGGCTTAACACACATGAGCTCCTTTATAACCCACATACTTTGTGTAAATTAATCATCTTCTTAATATGAAATTGTGGTGTTAAACTACAAAGTATAAGTACATTATAAATTGATGTAGTAGTTCATATAGTACTTACTACGTCAgctattaaacaattaaatttacttatcaaatttttaatttggggtaattacattttcctcacatgaactaccggccattgtcaacatgccaccacgaactgacacctcgaccataAGAGGGCATTCAACTACCATTTTCGTACATTTACCCTTCTTACGTCAATTGAATTCGTGAAGACTCAAATACcctaatttaaaaaatcaaaatttacaaaaaaaaaatatcatcaaaattaaacaaataataataaaaaaaatggaaactaagggggtggctgcccctcctttttttcctttttcttttatatatatattaggtttaatattttttattaatttactgtttaaagacatttttgtctttaaacaaa
The Alnus glutinosa chromosome 14, dhAlnGlut1.1, whole genome shotgun sequence genome window above contains:
- the LOC133857981 gene encoding anaphase-promoting complex subunit 2-like isoform X1, producing MAGELNGDSESQEKDDKDLDEKSKLAYRTSEMDIDECYHQVRFLENNKLVKNIGKVGRDLRNLGFTSMTEDAYASVIFLLLKDEALNVPDPVEKLLSDYAKSFNEIKTPRKLLWKKNLGTVKLELQFEDRAVQFTVAPVHAAIIMKFQEETSWTSKTLAAAIGIPVDVLNRRINFWISKGILEESLGAVSSDHVFTLMEGMIETSKNSGNSGSSEDLVAGDEDGERSVISAEDQLRKEMTVYEKFIMRMLTNFSSMALDRMHI
- the LOC133857981 gene encoding anaphase-promoting complex subunit 2-like isoform X2, which translates into the protein MDILDATIISSNFWPTIQDEALNVPDPVEKLLSDYAKSFNEIKTPRKLLWKKNLGTVKLELQFEDRAVQFTVAPVHAAIIMKFQEETSWTSKTLAAAIGIPVDVLNRRINFWISKGILEESLGAVSSDHVFTLMEGMIETSKNSGNSGSSEDLVAGDEDGERSVISAEDQLRKEMTVYEKFIMRMLTNFSSMALDRMHI